The following coding sequences lie in one Vicia villosa cultivar HV-30 ecotype Madison, WI unplaced genomic scaffold, Vvil1.0 ctg.000628F_1_1_3, whole genome shotgun sequence genomic window:
- the LOC131629986 gene encoding uncharacterized protein LOC131629986 yields MEEGKLAKELYAESLQFSKLELSSNHADDHGDKLKDCDGDNLNLDDSLWGDSDDDKVNKSSDLDREWQRRHDQFHTIGYREGLIAAKEASAQEGFNIGFKQSVHAGYSWGVVRGVASAFAHLPNQLKEKLVESLEKRNEFQELYESVQSLSTPDALRLFHEDFKAQEASEQNEHTDVSGHTVSLQEQISHNSPLTNYRAQLESLICDTPAIDSHLPEPK; encoded by the exons ATGGAGGAGGGTAAGCTTGCTAAAGAACTTTATGCTGAAAGTTTACAATTCTCTAAATTAGAATTAAGTTCGAATCACGCCGATGATCACGGCGATAAATTAAAAG ATTGTGATGGTGATaatttgaatcttgatgattCTTTGTGGGGTGATTCTGATGATGACAAGGTGAATAAGTCATCGGATTTGGACCGGGAGTGGCAGAGGAGGCATGACCAATTCCATACG ATTGGTTATCGAGAAGGTCTTATAGCAGCTAAGGAAGCTTCTGCACAAGAGGGATTCAATATCGGTTTTAAACAATCTGTACACGCTGGTTATAGCTGGGGTGTTGTAAGAGGAGTAGCTAG TGCTTTTGCTCATCTTCCAAATCAGTTAAAAGAGAAATTGGTTGAATCACTAGAAAAGAGAAATGAATTCCAAGAGCTGTATGAATCAGTGCAATCTTTGTCAACACCAGATGCCCTTAGGTTGTTTCACGAAGACTTCAAAGCACAAGAAGCCTCggaacaaaatgaacacacagatgTTAGCGGCCACACAGTAAGTTTGCAAGAGCAAATTTCCCATAACTCTCCTCTGACAAATTATCGTGCACAGCTTGAATCTCTGATTTGTGATACTCCTGCTATTGACAGTCATTTACCTGAACCGAAATAA